In the Emys orbicularis isolate rEmyOrb1 chromosome 3, rEmyOrb1.hap1, whole genome shotgun sequence genome, one interval contains:
- the HINT3 gene encoding adenosine 5'-monophosphoramidase HINT3 yields MAGEDGAGAAAPEAAQPPADPSPGSGGGYDGKCVFCRIGRREEPGTALLPCESEGLVCFRDIRPGAPHHYLVVPIEHMGNCKTLKKEHIPLVEKMMEAGKNILQQNNFTDLNDIRMGFHWPPFCSISHLHLHVLAPASQLGFLSRMIYRINSYWFITAEQLIERLQTENAAS; encoded by the exons ATGGCCGGGGAGGACGGAGCCGGAGCCGCCGCCCCCGAGGCTGCGCAACCCCCCGCGGACCCGAGCCCTGGCAGTGGCGGCGGCTACGACGGCAAGTGCGTCTTCTGCAGGATCGGCCGCCGGGAGGAGCCGGGCACCGCGCTGCTGCCCTGCGAG TCTGAAGGCCTAGTCTGTTTTAGAGATATCAgacctggggccccacaccattATCTAGTAGTGCCAATAGAGCATATGGGAAACTGCAAGACTCTAAAGAAAGAGCACATACCACTAG TGGAGAAAATGATGGAAGCTGGAAAGAACATCCTTCAGCAAAATAATTTTACTGACTTGAACGATATAAG GATGGGATTCCACTGGCCTCCATTCTGCTCAATATCCCATTTACATCTTCATGTCCTGGCCCCAGCCAGTCAGCTGGGATTCTTGTCCAGGATGATATACAGAATCAATTCCTATTGGTTTATCACG GCGGAACAGCTGATTGAACGACTGCAGACTGAAAATGCTGCCAGTTGA